The DNA segment AGCGGGAACCGATGCGAAATGTACTGCTTCACATCGATGACGCCGTCCGCAATGAGATCGACCGCCTTCTGGTGATGCCGCGGCATGCAACCGTGCGAACCGCACACGAACAGCTCTTTGTAGTGAATTATGTTCGTGTCGAGCGGCACGATCGACTTGTCTTTGGGCAGTCCGCCGAAAAAGTTCACCCACGCGCGGTTCTTCGCCATTTTCAGCGCGTCCACTTGAGCTTCCGGCGACGGGCACGCCGTGATAATCACGTCCGCGCCAAGCCCGTGCGTCTCTTCCTTCACGCGGGTGACGGCATCCTCTTCACCCGAGCATATGTACACGTCGGCGTTGAAGCGCTTTGCCATTTCCAGGCGGGGCCGCGACCGTTGCACGAGAATGACCTTTCCCGCGCCCATCTTCTTCGCGACTTCGATGATCATGCACCCGATGGGACCCGCGCCGATGATGACCACGGCGTCGCCGAATTTCACCGGAGACAGCTCCAACGCGTTCAGCACGCATCCGAGCGGTTCCGCCAGCGCGGCCTCCTCCAGGGAGACGTGATCGGGAACTTTGTGCACGGGGCCGTAATTGACGACCATCCGGTTCAACAGCACGTACTCCGCGAAGCTGCCCGGAAACTGATAGCCCAGCGCATAGTTGATCTGGCAGTTGTTGCCGATGCCCGCTTCGCAGAAGGGGCATTCGCCGCAAGGCACATCGCCGCCCATCGCAACGCGGTCGCCCGGTTTGAACTTGGTGACATGCTTGCCGACGCGCTCCACGACCCCCGCCGCCTCGTGTCCCATGATGGCCGGCGGCTTCAGCCTCGGGCTGCCGTGATGGAACATCCGAATATCCGACCCGCACACCGCGCACGCGGCCACTTTTACCAACACCTCGTCGTCGTCGACTACCGGGGTTGGGACTTCCTTCACGGTCAATCGGTCAATCGCTTCAAGAACAGCGGCTTTCATGAGGTTTCCTTTCCAGTCGAAGCGAAGATTATGAAGGACAGGACACCGCGAACGCGAACACGCCGTACTTTGGACATTAACCCCGGTTTTTGGCTATACTAAGCCCTCTCTATCGGGTTGGCGTGCGATAGTACAGTTGCCACCCGAATACCACCCGCACGGGGACTAAAGGTTCACTTCATGGCTAAGAAACTCATGGTCATTCCAGCCGAGGCGCGCAAGAGCGACGTCCTTGAGCTGGGATCAATTCCCATCAACACGTACAAGAAGACGGTTCGAGAAGAACTCGAACACAATCCCGATATCACCAAGGCGAGCTGCTTGCGGGTCTACCGGGACATGGTCTTGATCCGCGAATTCGAGACGATGCTCGACCAGATCAAGAAGGTCGGGTCGTATCAGGGTATCGATTACAAGCACGCCGGACCAGCGCACCTTTCCATCGGGCAGGAAGGCGCGGCGGTCGGTGAGTGCTTCCACTTGACGGTGGACGATCACCTCTTTGGCAGCCACCGCAGCCACGGCGAAATCATCGCGAAGGGGCTGCGCGCGGTTCAGGACCTCAAGGGTCCTGCGCTCGCGACGATTATGAAGGACTATTTTGACGGTACGATTCTCAAAATCGTCGAAGCGGACAAGGCGAAGGCCGCCCCGTTGACCATCAACGATGGCAGCAACGGAAAGGCCCTGCTGAAACTGGACGAGGACGAGGAGCTCGGTGTCGATTTCCTGTTGTACGGATTGCTTGCGGAAATCTTCGGCCGCGAAACCGGATTCAACAAGGGGATGGGCGGCTCGATGCACGCCTTCTTTATCCCCTTCGGCATTTTCCCGAACAACGCCATCGTGGGCGGCAGCGGTGACATTGCGGCGGGCGGCGCGCTGTACAAGAAAGTGCTGCGCAAGAAGGGCATCGCGGTGGCGAACATCGGCGACGCGTCCATCGGTTGCGGCCCGGTGTGGGAAGGGCTGGGCTTCTCGGCGATGGGCCAGTTCGACAAGCTGTGGGGCTCTGATTTCAAGGGGGGCCTGCCGATTATCTTCAACTTCATGAATAACTTCTACGGTATGGGCGGGCAGCCGATCGGCGAGACGATGGGCTTTGAGCGGCTTGCGCGTATCGGCGCTGCCATCAATCCCGAGAACATGCACGCGGAATGCGTCGACGGCAACAATCCCTTGTCGCTGGCCGACGCCTACAAGCGCAAACTGAAAACCATCGAAGACAAGGGCGGGCCGGTGCTGTTGGAGGTCGTGTGCTACCGTCAGACGGGACACTCGCCCAGCGACCAGTCTTCGTACCGCGAGCGCGAAGAGATCGATATGTGGCGCGCGGTGGACCCGATTACCGAGTTTGGCGGCAAGCTGATCGAGGCGGGTGTCGCGAGCGAAGACGACCTCAAAGCGATTGGCGAATACGCCACGCGCAAAGTGACCAAGGCCTGCGCCCTCGCGGTGGACATGAAGACCTCGCCGCGCATGGTGCTCAAGCCGTATGCCGGTATCGACACCATCATGTTCTCGAACGAACTGCTGAAGGAATTGCCGGGACTTGAGAGGCCGGACGACGTGTTGATGCCGCTCGCGGACAACCCGCGTGTACAGCAAATCGCGAAGAAGTCGCGCAGTGGCATCGGTCCCAACGGTGAGACTCTGAAAGAAGGCAAAGCCGTCAGCTTCCGCGACGGCATTTTCGAAGTGCTCATTCATCACTTCTACAACGACTCGCGCGTTGTGGCTTACGGCGAGGAAAACCGCGATTGGGGCGGCGCGTTTGCGGTCTACCGCGGCCTGACCGAGGCGTTGCCGTATCACCGTCTGTTCAATTCGCCGATTTCGGAAGGCGCGATTGTCGGCACGGCCGTCGGCATGGCGCTCGAAGGCGGACGCCCCGTCGTCGAGTTGATGTACTGCGACTTCATGGGCCGCGCCGGCGACGAAGTGTTCAACCAACTTTCCAAGTGGCAGGCGATGTCCGGCGGCTACGTGAAAATGCCCGTTGTCCTGCGCGTGTCGGTGGGCAGCAAGTACGGCGCGCAGCATTCCCAGGATTGGACCGCATTGTGCGCGCACATCCCCGGCCTGAAAGTGGTGTTCCCCGCGACCCCGTACAGCGCGAAGGGGCTCATGGCGACGGCGTTGCGCGGCAACGACCCGGTGGTGTTCTTCGAGAGCCAGCGCTTGTACGACATCACGGAGACGTTCCATCCGCAGGGCGTGCCCGCGGAATACTACACGCTGCCGATTGGCGTTCCGGAAGTGCTGAAGGAAGGGAAAGACCTCACCCTGCTCACGTTCGGTGCAACGTTGTACCGCGCTCACGAAGCGGCGCAACGCATGGAGAAGGAATACGGTATCTCCGTCGAACTGATCGACGGGCAAAGCCTCGTACCCTTCGACCTGGAAATCCTCTACCGCTCCGTGAAGAAGACCGGCAAACTCATCCTCGGCAGCGATGCGTGCGAACGCGGCAGCTTTTTGCACACCGTGGCCTCGCAGATTACGCAGGCCGCATTCGATTACCTCGATGCGCCGCCTGTTGTCGTCGGCGCGGAGAACTGGATCGTGCCGCCCGCGGAACTCGAAGACTTCTATTATCCGCAGCCGAGCTGGTTCCTGGATGCGTATCACACGCACATCAAGCCCTTGCCCGGTTACACGCCCGGCATCAACTGCACGGCTCAGGAAATGCTCAGCCGCTCGCGGTACGGTGTGCTGTAAAAGACGAGATTGATCGACTCCCTACGGCGCAGGCTTTCGGGCCTGCGCCTTCTTTGTTGACCCAATGGATGCGACGGACAAGTCCGGGTGTGTCCGCTCCAGAACATTGAAAATTACCCCCAAAATCGTGGATGATCTTCTCATTCTAACGGTTGCGAACCACTCACGAAGTTTATGATAGAACGTAGTCAATTGCCTCACCTTGTCCGTTTGTTGGACGACGAGTCGCCTGGAGTACGCGATCAAGTACTGCGGGAACTGTTGGCGTTTGGGCCGGCGCTGGAGGATGAGTTGCGGGCCTGCGACGTGGAATTGACCCCTGCGCAGCGGGGGCATCTGTCGAACGTCCTGGTCCACTACCGCGCGATGGAAACTCGGCGCGAAGCGTGGCGCAAGTGGCGCACTCTTCCGTCGCCGTACGCCCAGCTAGAGACCGCCTTCGAGATTCTTGGCCAGATACAGTATGGCTGGGCGCCCCCCGTGCGCCTTTCCGATTTGTTGAACGATCTCGCGAAGGAATTTCTCTCGACAGCCCGGCCGCGAGACCCGATTTCGCTGAGCCGTTTTCTATTTGCCGCCAAGCAACTGCAGGGCAATGTGGATGACTACTATCACCCATTGAACAGCAATTTGTACCACGTCATTCAGGAAAAGCGCGGGTTGCCCATAAGTCTGGCGTGTATCTTCATGCTTGTCGGCGTTCGCGTCGGGGTGACCGTGTTTGGGTGCAACCTGCCCGGACACTTCCTGGCGCGTGGCGTTATGAACGGCGCGAATTTGTATTTTGACTGCTTTAACGGTGGACGCCTGCTTACGGCGAATGAGTTGAATCATCTCAAGAGCCGCCTGGGGCCGGCCGTTGAACATGTCCTTGTCGAGGCGCCGTCCTCCGTGGACATTATGAGGCGCGTCCTGCTCAATCTCGTCAACGCGTACGAGGCAAACAGCGATCCGGACATGGGCCAGCTCATGACGGATCTGCTGAATGAACTTTCGGACCCGGCTAAGTCCTAACCCAAACCCCCGAGCACTGAAGGAGCTTCATCGTATGAGCGCCGAGCCTGAACTGTTGGTTGCCGTTATCATGGGAAGCAAATCCGACTGGGATTCCATGAAGCCTGCGTCGGATACCTTGCATAAATTCGGAATCCCGCACGAATGCCGCGTCCTTTCCGCGCATCGCACCCCGGACGAACTCGCCGAGTACCTCAAGTCCGCGGAAGCGCGGGGTTGCCAGGCTTACATCGGCGGTGCTGGCGGAGCGGCCCACTTGTGCGGCGTGATAGCGTCGCAGACCTTGAAGCCCGTGCTCGGCGTCCCGATGGACAGCCGCCTTCAAGGACTCGATTCGCTGCTCTCCACCGTGCAAATGCCAGAAGGCATTCCCGTGGGGACCTTTGCCATTGGTCCGTCTGGCGCGGCCAACGCGGCTTTGTATGCAATCTCGATTCTTTCGCTGCAGCGTCCGGAACTCGCAGACAAGATCCGGCAGTACCGCCAAGAACGTAAGGACAAGATCCTGAAAGAGCACCTGCCGTACAAACAGTCTTCGGCAGGAATGGTGCCTCCGCCCAAAGAGTAGACGGAAGGTCTATAGGCAACCCATCGCATTTCGACTTCGTGGGTGCATTTGTTACACTGCGCGAAGTTGTAATCACATTCTGGGGCGTGTGAACAAACCAAAACTGATGAGGGAGGGGCCATGCCAGAGTCAGGCAACTCGTGCTGCGGAGGGAAGTCGTGTTGCGGGGGTAAGGCAGTCAGTGAGCTAAACCGCAGGGACTTCATCAAGACAGCGGCGGTCGCGGCGGGGGGGCTGAGTCTGCTTGCCGCGCAGAAAGCGCAAGCCGAAGCGCTGGAAACGTGGACTCAGTCCTTGTTGGAACCCGGCGCGCGGCGCGTTTATCGGGGCGCAGAACTCACTCACATCGCGATGCCCATGGGAGGTATCGGCGGCGGTCAGGTGTACCTGCGCGGGGACGGGACCCTGAACCCGTGGCAGATGGCGAACAACTTCAACCAAGCTGCTACGGTAAAGGGTTCGTTCTTTGCGATTCGCGCAAAGGCCCCGGGCGTAAATGCCGTCACGCGCCTGCTCCAATCACGCACCGATGCCGAATCGCGGGGCGTGGACGCCATCGAATTCGAGGGCGAGTACCCCTTTGCGTGGCTGCGCTATCTTGAAGATAACCTTCCCGTTTCTGTCGCCTTGGAAGCCTATTCGCCGTTCATTCCCCTGAATACCAAAGACTCCGCTATACCCGCTGTCGTATTCCGGTACACCGTTCGCAATCAGGGGCAGACTCCGGTCGAGGTTTCGCTGCTTGCCGCCGCCCCGAACCTTGTCGGTTGGGACGGCTACCGCCCGCTGGAAGGTGTCCAGTACACGGAATCGGGATTCAACCAGAATTCGTTTTCCGCGAAACAGGGCTTGGCCTCCGTGCAGATGGGATACAAGCAAGGCGGCGGCCACGCTTTCAGCACACCGGTTCAAATCATGACAAACGACGAGGACGTGGCGTTTCACATGCGCCACGCGAACAACGCGAAGGTTACGTACGGTCCGCGCACGCCCATCGTGTTGGATGGTCAACCCACGGACGCGCATTGGGTCTCGGATACGAAGGGCCGCGTCACCGATGGAGAACTTTCTTCGCTGCTCGATGCCGTTGGAAAAGGCGCGACAGCCGTGCTCACCAACGACCACTTGTCCCTCCTGACGCAGATGCGACGTCGCGGCAGGAAAAGTGCAGCAGAAGTGTTCGAGAACTGGGAGTCGGGCGAATTCGGCGACTGGAAGATTGAGGGCGCCTGTTTCGGGAAAGGTCCCGTGACAGGAACACTGCCTAACCAGTTGCCGGTAGGCGGATGGGAAGGCAAGTTCTACCTGAGCTCTTTCGCCAACGGTGATTCGGCGACGGGCAAGGCCACGTCGAAGCCGTTCACAATTCGGAAGAAGTTCATCCATTTGCGCGTCGGTGGCGGAAGCCACGCGGGACAGACGTGTGTCAACCTGTTAATTGACGGAAACGTGGTGGCCACAGCGGTCGGCGACAACTCCGAAAACCTTCGTCCAGTGACGTGGGACGTGAGCGCCCACAAGGGCAAGAAAGGCGTCATTGAGGTCGTAGACTCGCACACGGGGTCGTGGGGACACATCCTCGTGGATTCCATCACGTTCGGCGACGCCCCGCAGGCAGAAGTGCTCGACAAGAAAGAGGTCAAGCGCTGGAAGGAAGCGCTGCCCTTCACGTGGAAGAACGTGCTTGCCGAGCCAGCCCGAGTGAAGTTGAACCGGCAGTCGCCTGTGTTTGCGGGTCTGAGCAACGCGCCAGACGAGGTCGAGCTCACGTACTCCCTGGAAGGTTTGCACGTCAAAAAGAATGCGCAAGTTCTCCTGGAGACCGACGACGGCAAGCCGCTTGTCATCGCGGGCCAGTGCGGCAAAGGCGTGCTTGTCGTCTGCATCGGCACTCCGAACGCGTGGGTGGATGGACCCGATCGCAAGGCCGTCATCGGCAATCTTCTCGCTGCCGCGACGAAGTCGAATTATGCGCCGATGACGGGCATCAGCCCCGAGCACCCGCTTGCGGGAGGAATGGCACTCGCCGTGTTAGGCGACGCGGACGTTTCCGCGAAGCCGCAGTGGGACGATTTCGAGGCGTTGTGGACTGAGTTCGCAGACAACGGCCGTCTTGCGCCGGGTGCGACAGAACCCAGCGCGCCGGGGCGCACGTGGAATGGGGCGATTGCGGCAGGTCTCTCGCTCGCACCGGGCGAAGAGAAGTCTGTTACGTTCGCGTTGGCGTGGCATTTCCCGAACCGCATTCGCGATGACAAATACGGATGGGGTCCGCCCGCGTATCAGTTCGACTACCGTCTTGGCAACCGCTACAACACGTGGTTCAAGAATGTCGCGGAAGTCGTGGATTACCTGGCTGCGAACTTTGACCGGTTGGCGGCGGAAACGCACCTATTCCATGACACGCTATACGACAGCACCTTGCCGCGCTACTACCTCGATTGTGTGACCGCGAACATTTCCACAATCTGCTCGCCCGTCTACATTTGGCTTGAAGACGGCACCTTTGGAGGCTTTGAAGGCGCGGACCGCTGCTGTCCGATGAATTGTACACACGTCTACAACTATGCGATGTCGACGGCGTTCCTGTTCCCCGAGCTTGAACGTAACGTGCGCGAAACGGATCTCCTCGTGCAGATGAATCCGACCGAACACTACATTCCCCACCGGACGGTGCTGCCGTTGTCGGCGCCGCGCTTGGGGGACAAAATCGGCGGACCCGAGCACCCCGCGTTGGACGGCGAACTGGGCACGATCTTGAAGACATACCGTGAATGGCAGTTGTGCGGCGACCGCGCGTGGCTGGAGAAGGTGTGGGAACGCGCCAAGACGCTCATGTGCTACATCATGGAGCACCACGATCCGAAGGGCGAAGGCATCATTCGCGGGGAACAGCCGAACACCTACGATACGCACCTCTTCGGCAGCAACACGTTCATTGGCACGCTGTATCTCGCGGCGCTTCGCGCGGCCGAAGAGATGGCGAAGATCATGAACGACACCGATTCGGCGGGCAAGTTCCGCGAGCGCTTCGAGAAGGGCAAAGTCGCGTACGACACGGCGTGTTGGAACGGTGAGTTCTATTACAACGTGTTCGACGCGCCCGAAGCCGATGAGAAGACGTATAACAACAACAATTGTTTCGGGCCTGGCTGCCATGCCGACCAACTGTTCGGGCAATGGTGGGCCTTTATCCTGGGACTGGGCTACGTGCTTCCGAAAGAACGCATTGCGCACGTGTTGGCCTCGGTGTACAAGTACTGTTGGAGATCGGATCTCACGGGACACAAGCACTGGCCGCGCAAGTTTGCGGAAGAAGACGAGAAGGGGCTGCTAATCTGCACGTGGCCGCGCGGCGGACGTCCGGAGAAACCCATTCTGTATTGCGACGAGGTGTGGACCGGCATCGAGTACCACGTTGCGGCTACGATGATCTACGAAGGCATGGTCACGGAAGGTCTGCAGATCGTTCGAGGCGCGCGCGACCGTTATACGGGTAGTCGACGCAATCCGTGGGCAGAACTCGAATGCGGCTATCATTATTCGCGCGCGATGTCGGCACACAGCCTGCTAAATGTTGCCGCGGGTCTCGAGTACGACGCGGCATCGGGCCGCCTGGCGCTGGAGCCGCGCCTGACTCCGGACAATTACCGAGGCTTCTTCTCCGGCGCGAAGGGCTGGGGAACCGTATCGCAGGCCCGCAACGGAAAGAGCCACAAGAATACGGTGGAGATACGATACGGCGAAGTGGTGTTGAACGAGTTGGCGCTCGGCAAAGCCGCAGGACGCGCAAAAGCGACAGTCAACGGTACTGCTGTTGCTCTTGCACACGGTTCCGATGGGCATGTGTCGTTTGCGCAGCCGGTAGTCCTGAAGGCCGGAGACTGCCTGGAAGTGACTGTGCAGGCATGAGGCGCGAAAGGACAAATAGGGACCACGAAATTCCTGGGGCTCCATGATTGGAAAGTATCACGCATGAGATATGTCGCAGTTCTCCTTCTGAGTTGTCTGAGTATCGCGGCGGCGGGTGAGTCTGCGTTGCGCACCTCGCCGCTCATGCGCGGGACCTTGTGGTGGTTGTCGGATGCGGCCCACGGATCGTGGACGCGCGCGCAGTTTGAGCAGGCCATTGGTGAACAACGCGCGGTGGGTTTCGACATCCTCTGGTTATTGAACACGCCGTCATTGTTCCGGCTTGCGACTGCGCCGGACGCGAAGACCGATCCGTTGGCCCTGATCTATGAGATCGCCGACGCCAACGCCATGCGCGTGATCGCCGATTTGCCGAAAGGCGGGTGGTACGGAAAAACGACGGCTGAGGCGATGGCCTCGGAGATGCGCGCGTACGCGGAGGCCTTCAGCGCTCGCTATGGCGCACACGCTTCGTTCCACGGGTGGTACATCAACCACGAAATCAATCCCATCGCGCCGGACGACAAGGAACAGACCACGTTTTGGCGCACGGCTTGGAAGGAAGCGGCAAGCGCGTGCCACCGGGTCGCGCCGAAGAGTGTTGTGACGGTTTCGCCGTTCTTCATGATGGATTCGCTGAGCCGGCGAGGCTTTCGGTACCAGACACCGGAAGAGTACGCCTCGTGGTGGGGCGAATCGCTCAAGGAAACGGGGATCGACATCCTGATGCTGCAGGATTCGGGCGCTGAGCACTTGTCGTTCTTTACCGTGGCTGACCGCGAGCCGTTTTTTGCGGCAATGCGCAAAGCCTGCGACGAAGCCGGCGCGCAGTTTTGGGTGAACGTGGAAACGGGCGAGGCCCACGTCGCGAATTGGGAAGAGTTCATAGCCCTGGAACGAGAAAACAAGGTTCCCTGGCGGTTTACGCCCATCGATTGGCTTGAGCAGAAGCTGCAGCTTGCCGCCCGCTACGGAGACGGCATCATCAATTGGGGATACTTCCCCTTCATGGACCCCGCCGGTGGAACAGCGAAACCGGAAGTGCTGGCCGCCTACGAGGCCTACCGGACATACGTCAATCGCGTGAAGGCAAGCGCCGCCGTGAGCTCCGATAGAGAAACCAAATAAGCGGCACTGTTCTCGTAGCCGCGAGCATCGACACTACTTCCAGCCTGAGGCATACACCACGCCGCACTCGGCGATCGCGGCGCTCGGCAATCTGCGCCACGTGCTACTTACAGGTGGCCTTAAGCATTGGCTCATGCCGTGCACCGTCTCATTCTCCGGAGTGTCCAGGACCCTAAGCATTACGCACCAATGGCACTACGCATACTGTGCCAGTGGGCGTCACGTATTTCACGCCAACGGCACTGCGCATACTGCGCCGAAGGCGCTAAACTCAGTAGCCTAGGGCAGAGTTTGGGATTGTTTGTTGCGGGCAAGCAACGAACAATCTCAAACGCCGCCCTAGGAAACCATGACCCCAATCGCAGTGCCCTGAAGGGGCATTACATTAAACCCACCCTGTATTGCCGGGGTACCCTTTGAATTGCGGCCTCTTAATCCCAAACTGCTCCCATTCGAGGTCGATGCATTCCGTCTTGACCCGATCTCCTTGCCCTGTCGAAATCGCGGACGTGTCGCTGCCTTTCCCCCTCGATTTCGCGTGCAACGGAGTAGAACACTCTGGTAACGTATCCCAGAAATACGTCTTTAGAAGCAGTTCGCAAGGAAATTGAGGGAGGGGCCGCCGTGATCTCGTTCCGACGACGCACGCCGCCTGGCGCTTCGCCGGGAACGATCGTCGTCGATCCCGAAGCGCCGCCTCCCGTCATCACCGTGCTTGCGTTCGGGCCAAAAGGATTTGTCGAAGAACAGGTCGAAGGTCCGTACTGCATTCCCGAGTTTCTCCACAAATGGCCGCTGACTTGGATCAACGTCGACGGCCTCGGCGACAAAGTGGTGTTGCAGCAACTGGGCACCATGTTCGAGTTGCACCGTCTCGCGCTCGAAGACGTCGTGAACGTGCATCAGCGCCCCAAGGTCGAACAGTACGACGACCAATTGTTCTTCGTCGCGCGCATGGTCTATCAGGGCGAAGGCATCGAGACAGAACAGCTCTCGATGTTCATGGGCGAAAACTACATTCTTACGTTTCAGGAACGGCCCGGCGGCGACTGCTTCAATCCCGTGCGCGACCGCATCCGCAAAGGGCTCGGACGGATTCGCTGCGAAGGCGCTGACTTCCTCGCGTATTGCCTCATTGATGCTTTGGTGGACGCCTACTTCCCGATCATTGAACTATACGGCGACCAGCTCGAAGACCTCGAAGACGAGGTGCTCGAATCGCCGCGCAGAGGATTAGTCAACGAGATTCACCGCGTTCGGCGCGACCTGCTGATGCTGCGGCGCGCGGTTTGGCCCCTCCGCGAAGCGATCAACTCGTTATTGCGCGACCGCGGCGGCAGTTTCACCAACGAGACCCGCGTGTATCTGCGCGACTGCTACGACCACACCATCCAAATCCTGGACTTGGTCGAAGCGTACCGCGAAATCGTGTCCGACCTTATGGACGTGTACCTGTCATCGCTTAGCGCCAAGCTCAACGAAGTGATGCGCGTGTTGACCGTGATCTCGACCATCTTCATCCCCATGACGTTTATCGCGAGTATCTACGGCATGAACTTCCACACCGAAAAGTCCCCTTGGAACATGCCTGAATTGGAGTGGGCGTTCGGTTATCCCTTCGTGATCGCGCTCATGGCGGCAATCGCGGGCGTGCAACTGTGGTTTTTCTGGCGCAAAGGCTGGCTCGGCAACACCATCGACGAAGACGAGTCACGCCCCGACCGCGAACGCGACCTCGGCGGCGACAATCTGAGCCAGTAATCGGCCGTCTGCATTGACGAGGCCGTGATACGCCAATTGTTCGGAGTTGCGACCCTATATGAAACGCCTTTTGGCCATGATTCGTCGCGTCGGTGTGCTGCTCGCCTTGGTGGCGATTGGGTTTTACGTCGTATTCTTCTTTGCGCAACCCCGTCTCCTCTTTCAAGGAGAGCCGGGGCTTGCCTCTAATCCGTCGTCTAAAGGATGGGCTTTTGAGGATGTGGTTGTACCCGTTGGAAAGAACAAGACCCACGGATGGTACTTGCAGGTCGACAACGCGCGTGGAGTCGTCTTGTTCTGTCACGGCAGCGGTGGAAACGTTGCAACCCATCTGGATTCCACGGCTCTCTTTCGCTCGCTGGGATGTTCCACGCTCATCTTTGATTGTGGCGGTTCGGGAAACAGTACGGGCCGGCCATCCGAATCTCGGAGTTATGCCGATGTACGTGCGATGTGGGATTGGCTGATCAAGATCAAAGGTGTGTCGCCCGGCAAAATCATCGTCTGGGGGAATTCTTTTGGCGGAGGTGTTGCCTGCGATCTGTCTACCCAAGTCAAACCAGCGGCGCTTGTCCTCGATAGTACTTATCTTTCGCTTCCCGAAGCCGCAAGCGACGCACTCGCATGGTTTCCGTGGAATCTGTTCATGCGCTACCGATTCGACAACAAGAACAAGATTGGGAACGTAAGTGCACCGGTCTTGATTATCCACAGCGTCGACGACACGCAATACCCTATTCGGCACGGTCGCGGCCTATTTGATAGAGCCCATGATCCAAAGACAATGATCGAAACGCGCGGCGATCATTACGACACGGCCGTGTCGAAGAAAGACAGCCTCCCGAAAATAGAAGCGTTTATCGGTAAGGTTCTCGGATCCGACTCCGTGAAAAGCCCATGATCGCCTTAGCGGACCTGTTGTCGGCGAAACCTTCATCGTTTACGGAGTACCCAGCGCGTCCAATCCGGCACGAGCCTCGGCATACGAAGGCCGCAATCGGAGTGCCTCCTTGAAATGTTCCGCGGCGCCGGCACGGTCGCCTAAAGCCTGCAGTGCCACCGCGAGATTGAAG comes from the Candidatus Hydrogenedentota bacterium genome and includes:
- a CDS encoding alcohol dehydrogenase catalytic domain-containing protein; amino-acid sequence: MKAAVLEAIDRLTVKEVPTPVVDDDEVLVKVAACAVCGSDIRMFHHGSPRLKPPAIMGHEAAGVVERVGKHVTKFKPGDRVAMGGDVPCGECPFCEAGIGNNCQINYALGYQFPGSFAEYVLLNRMVVNYGPVHKVPDHVSLEEAALAEPLGCVLNALELSPVKFGDAVVIIGAGPIGCMIIEVAKKMGAGKVILVQRSRPRLEMAKRFNADVYICSGEEDAVTRVKEETHGLGADVIITACPSPEAQVDALKMAKNRAWVNFFGGLPKDKSIVPLDTNIIHYKELFVCGSHGCMPRHHQKAVDLIADGVIDVKQYISHRFPL
- a CDS encoding transglutaminase-like domain-containing protein, whose protein sequence is MIERSQLPHLVRLLDDESPGVRDQVLRELLAFGPALEDELRACDVELTPAQRGHLSNVLVHYRAMETRREAWRKWRTLPSPYAQLETAFEILGQIQYGWAPPVRLSDLLNDLAKEFLSTARPRDPISLSRFLFAAKQLQGNVDDYYHPLNSNLYHVIQEKRGLPISLACIFMLVGVRVGVTVFGCNLPGHFLARGVMNGANLYFDCFNGGRLLTANELNHLKSRLGPAVEHVLVEAPSSVDIMRRVLLNLVNAYEANSDPDMGQLMTDLLNELSDPAKS
- a CDS encoding dehydrogenase, translated to MAKKLMVIPAEARKSDVLELGSIPINTYKKTVREELEHNPDITKASCLRVYRDMVLIREFETMLDQIKKVGSYQGIDYKHAGPAHLSIGQEGAAVGECFHLTVDDHLFGSHRSHGEIIAKGLRAVQDLKGPALATIMKDYFDGTILKIVEADKAKAAPLTINDGSNGKALLKLDEDEELGVDFLLYGLLAEIFGRETGFNKGMGGSMHAFFIPFGIFPNNAIVGGSGDIAAGGALYKKVLRKKGIAVANIGDASIGCGPVWEGLGFSAMGQFDKLWGSDFKGGLPIIFNFMNNFYGMGGQPIGETMGFERLARIGAAINPENMHAECVDGNNPLSLADAYKRKLKTIEDKGGPVLLEVVCYRQTGHSPSDQSSYREREEIDMWRAVDPITEFGGKLIEAGVASEDDLKAIGEYATRKVTKACALAVDMKTSPRMVLKPYAGIDTIMFSNELLKELPGLERPDDVLMPLADNPRVQQIAKKSRSGIGPNGETLKEGKAVSFRDGIFEVLIHHFYNDSRVVAYGEENRDWGGAFAVYRGLTEALPYHRLFNSPISEGAIVGTAVGMALEGGRPVVELMYCDFMGRAGDEVFNQLSKWQAMSGGYVKMPVVLRVSVGSKYGAQHSQDWTALCAHIPGLKVVFPATPYSAKGLMATALRGNDPVVFFESQRLYDITETFHPQGVPAEYYTLPIGVPEVLKEGKDLTLLTFGATLYRAHEAAQRMEKEYGISVELIDGQSLVPFDLEILYRSVKKTGKLILGSDACERGSFLHTVASQITQAAFDYLDAPPVVVGAENWIVPPAELEDFYYPQPSWFLDAYHTHIKPLPGYTPGINCTAQEMLSRSRYGVL
- the purE gene encoding 5-(carboxyamino)imidazole ribonucleotide mutase; its protein translation is MSAEPELLVAVIMGSKSDWDSMKPASDTLHKFGIPHECRVLSAHRTPDELAEYLKSAEARGCQAYIGGAGGAAHLCGVIASQTLKPVLGVPMDSRLQGLDSLLSTVQMPEGIPVGTFAIGPSGAANAALYAISILSLQRPELADKIRQYRQERKDKILKEHLPYKQSSAGMVPPPKE